From the genome of Mugil cephalus isolate CIBA_MC_2020 chromosome 2, CIBA_Mcephalus_1.1, whole genome shotgun sequence, one region includes:
- the LOC125004132 gene encoding nocturnin-like isoform X2, translated as MGGGATRLYGTLTQTLGSSPLPLPPSHQPADTNLDPDFCQGSSGCPPDRVELLRQCKEALSDRPSRFHRTFVHLSDGDSAPSSPIRVMQWNILAQALGEGLDSFVQCPLEALSWARRKYLILEEVLTYRPHILCLQEVDHYYDTFQPVLAGLGYSSNFCPKPWSPCLDVEGNNGPDGCALFFDQSRFELLDNMSLRLSAMRIPTNQVAVVTMLRCRSTGRYVCVAVTHLKARSGWEWLRSAQGSDLLRQLQTLVQKHGSGPADDPTADIPLLICGDFNAVPNEEVYRRFTASPLGLESAYKKLSQDGLTEPEYTTWKIRPTGECCTTLDYIWYSQDSLRVDAVLDMPTEEQIGPNRLPSFSYPSDHLSLVCDFHFKEKE; from the exons ATGGGTGGAGGTGCCACCCGGCTGTACGGCACCCTGACTCAGACTCTCggcagctctcctctccccctccctccgtcccacCAGCCTGCAGACACAAACCTGGATCCAGACTTCTGCCAG GGGTCCTCTGGGTGTCCCCCTGATAGAGTGGAGCTGCTCCGACAGTGTAAGGAGGCCCTCAGCGATCGACCGTCTCGCTTCCACAGGACGTTCGTTCATCTCAGTGATGGAGACAGTGCCCCCAGCAGCCCTATCAGGGTGATGCAGTGGAACATACTCGCCCAAG cTCTGGGTGAAGGACTTGACAGTTTTGTCCAGTGTCCCCTGGAAGCACTGAGCTGGGCCCGAAGGAAGTACCTGATCTTAGAGGAAGTCCTCACCTACCGGCCTCACATCCTGTGTCTGCAGGAGGTCGATCACTACTATGACACCTTCCAGCCGGTCTTGGCTGGCTTGGGTTACAGCAGCAACTTCTGCCCAAAGCCCTGGTCTCCGTGTCTGGACGTGGAGGGAAACAACGGCCCAGACGGCTGTGCACTGTTCTTCGACCAGTCACGATTCGAGCTCCTGGACAACATGAGCTTACGACTCTCTGCTATGAGGATTCCAACCAACCAG GTTGCGGTGGTGACGATGCTGCGTTGTCGCAGTACAGGAAGGTACGTGTGCGTTGCTGTGACCCACCTAAAGGCTCGCTCTGGCTGGGAGTGGCTCCGCAGCGCTCAGGGCTCGGACCTCCTTCGACAGCTCCAGACTCTGGTCCAGAAGCACGGCAGCGGCCCTGCAGACGACCCCACGGCAGACATTCCTCTGCTTATATGTGGAGACTTCAACGCTGTCCCAAACGAAGAGGTGTACCGGCGTTTCACCGCGTCTCCGCTCGGTTTGGAGTCGGCCTATAAGAAACTCAGCCAGGACGGTTTGACCGAGCCAGAATACACAACGTGGAAGATTCGGCCGACGGGGGAATGTTGCACCACTCTGGACTATATATGGTACAGCCAGGACTCACTGAGAGTGGATGCGGTTTTGGACATGCCCACAGAGGAACAGATTGGGCCGAACAGACTTCCATCTTTTAGCTATCCGTCTGACCACCTCTCTCTGGTTTGTGACTTCCACTTTAAGGAGAAGGAGTGA
- the LOC125004132 gene encoding nocturnin-like isoform X1, translating into METMVCPMGGGATRLYGTLTQTLGSSPLPLPPSHQPADTNLDPDFCQGSSGCPPDRVELLRQCKEALSDRPSRFHRTFVHLSDGDSAPSSPIRVMQWNILAQALGEGLDSFVQCPLEALSWARRKYLILEEVLTYRPHILCLQEVDHYYDTFQPVLAGLGYSSNFCPKPWSPCLDVEGNNGPDGCALFFDQSRFELLDNMSLRLSAMRIPTNQVAVVTMLRCRSTGRYVCVAVTHLKARSGWEWLRSAQGSDLLRQLQTLVQKHGSGPADDPTADIPLLICGDFNAVPNEEVYRRFTASPLGLESAYKKLSQDGLTEPEYTTWKIRPTGECCTTLDYIWYSQDSLRVDAVLDMPTEEQIGPNRLPSFSYPSDHLSLVCDFHFKEKE; encoded by the exons ATGGAGACCATGG TGTGTCCGATGGGTGGAGGTGCCACCCGGCTGTACGGCACCCTGACTCAGACTCTCggcagctctcctctccccctccctccgtcccacCAGCCTGCAGACACAAACCTGGATCCAGACTTCTGCCAG GGGTCCTCTGGGTGTCCCCCTGATAGAGTGGAGCTGCTCCGACAGTGTAAGGAGGCCCTCAGCGATCGACCGTCTCGCTTCCACAGGACGTTCGTTCATCTCAGTGATGGAGACAGTGCCCCCAGCAGCCCTATCAGGGTGATGCAGTGGAACATACTCGCCCAAG cTCTGGGTGAAGGACTTGACAGTTTTGTCCAGTGTCCCCTGGAAGCACTGAGCTGGGCCCGAAGGAAGTACCTGATCTTAGAGGAAGTCCTCACCTACCGGCCTCACATCCTGTGTCTGCAGGAGGTCGATCACTACTATGACACCTTCCAGCCGGTCTTGGCTGGCTTGGGTTACAGCAGCAACTTCTGCCCAAAGCCCTGGTCTCCGTGTCTGGACGTGGAGGGAAACAACGGCCCAGACGGCTGTGCACTGTTCTTCGACCAGTCACGATTCGAGCTCCTGGACAACATGAGCTTACGACTCTCTGCTATGAGGATTCCAACCAACCAG GTTGCGGTGGTGACGATGCTGCGTTGTCGCAGTACAGGAAGGTACGTGTGCGTTGCTGTGACCCACCTAAAGGCTCGCTCTGGCTGGGAGTGGCTCCGCAGCGCTCAGGGCTCGGACCTCCTTCGACAGCTCCAGACTCTGGTCCAGAAGCACGGCAGCGGCCCTGCAGACGACCCCACGGCAGACATTCCTCTGCTTATATGTGGAGACTTCAACGCTGTCCCAAACGAAGAGGTGTACCGGCGTTTCACCGCGTCTCCGCTCGGTTTGGAGTCGGCCTATAAGAAACTCAGCCAGGACGGTTTGACCGAGCCAGAATACACAACGTGGAAGATTCGGCCGACGGGGGAATGTTGCACCACTCTGGACTATATATGGTACAGCCAGGACTCACTGAGAGTGGATGCGGTTTTGGACATGCCCACAGAGGAACAGATTGGGCCGAACAGACTTCCATCTTTTAGCTATCCGTCTGACCACCTCTCTCTGGTTTGTGACTTCCACTTTAAGGAGAAGGAGTGA